A region of Jaculus jaculus isolate mJacJac1 chromosome 16, mJacJac1.mat.Y.cur, whole genome shotgun sequence DNA encodes the following proteins:
- the Ppia gene encoding peptidyl-prolyl cis-trans isomerase A: MVNPTVFFDIAVDGEPLGRVSFELFADKVPKTAENFRALSTGEKGFGYKGSCFHRIIPGFMCQGGDFTRHNGTGGKSIYGEKFEDENFILKHTGPGILSMANAGPNTNGSQFFICTAKTEWLDGKHVVFGKVKEGMNIVEEMERLGSRNGKTSKMVTIADCGQL, encoded by the exons ATGGTCAACCCCACCGTGTTCTTCGACATCGCGGTCGATGGCGAGCCCTTGGGCCGCGTCTCCTTCGAG CTGTTTGCAGACAAAGTTCCAAAGACAGCAG AAAACTTTCGTGCTCTGAGCACTGGAGAGAAAGGATTTGGTTATAAGGGGTCATGCTTTCACAGAATTATTCCAGGATTCATGTGCCAG GGTGGTGACTTCACACGCCACAATGGCACTGGTGGCAAGTCCATCTATGGGGAGAAATTTGAGGATGAGAACTTCATCCTGAAGCATACAGGTCCTGGGATCTTGTCTATGGCAAATGCTGGTCCAAACACAAACGGTTCCCAATTTTTCATCTGCACTGCCAAGACTGAATG GTTGGATGGTAAGCATGTGGTATTTGGGAAAGTGAAAGAAGGCATGAACATTGTTGAAGAAATGGAACGCCTTGGGTCTAGGAACGGCAAGACTAGCAAGATGGTCACCATCGCTGATTGTGGACAACTCTAA